The following coding sequences lie in one Miscanthus floridulus cultivar M001 chromosome 9, ASM1932011v1, whole genome shotgun sequence genomic window:
- the LOC136480664 gene encoding uncharacterized protein, whose product MGASATATAATTEKVVTLETKTAAVVDAPEVTDATPSTVGEQTSSPTGMPGVVRAAVRPQSSPVVPQEVAEEDEVVEIERAAPEPQSVQILWKRGEEVVVVEEENTTREIKRLRSAIAGVMTQIEVIARIADQRHQLIKRMEPLAKENKILREALSLAEKSIQRAQRKWDLAESNSQDLEHQNGVLSERLTASSEQLKKTFEELAIVSEELKTMSEQLSKKNRELDSKTEQLDRRCQQLEDVSKLKSEQDAELNQLCQTVEQIRQEKTKESERADKLAEELKVLDCVDAEPAPRPNSRQQGPDTIIQRCKAAWENFKNFNRDAIWTAATHALAVVRSHYPSIDIQSLGGGFADGLSDAQTQQLEDDVEDVAKVLVGDIDLFGETETVGEA is encoded by the exons ATGGGCGCGTCGGCGACCGCAACCGCGGCTACGACCGAAAAGGTCGTTACCTTGGAAACGAAAACTGCGGCTGTTGTTGATGCGCCGGAGGTTACAGATGCCACCCCATCAACGGTCGGGGAGCAAACGTCGTCGCCCACAGGGATGCCAGGAGTGGTCAGAGCGGCGGTCCGACCACAGAGCTCCCCGGTGGTGCCTCAAGaggtggcggaggaggatgaggttgtggagatcgagcgtgccgcacCTGAACCCCAGTCCGTCCAGATTCTCTGGAAACGCGGGGAAGAGGTGGTGGTCGttgaggaagaaaacaccaccagggagataaagaggttgaGATCCGCCATCGccggagttatgactcaaatcgag GTGATAGCTCGGATAGCCGATCAACGACatcaactgataaagaggatggagcccctcgccaaggaaaataagatactccggGAGGCATTAAGTCTTGCAGAGAAGagtattcagagggcccagcgcaAGTGGGACCTTGCTGAGTCGAACTCGcaggaccttgaacatcagaatggggttctgtccgagcgactaacggcttcgtccgagcagctgaagaagacctTCGAGGAGCTGGCGATTGTGTCCGAGGAACTTAAGACtatgtccgagcagttgagcaagaaaaacagagaactcgatagtaaaactgAGCAGCTCGACCGGAGGTGCCAGCAATTGGAAGATGTATCCAAGCTGAAATCCG agcaagatgcagaactcaaccagctttgccagaccgtcgaacaaatccgacaagagaaaacaaaggagtcggagcgagcagataaactggctgaagaattgaaag tgctcgactgcgtcgacgcGGAACCGGCGCCCCGTCCTAATAgtaggcagcaagggccagacaccatcattcagagatgcaaagcagcgtgggagaacttcaaaaacttcaaccgcgatgccatttGGACCgctgctactcatgcccttgcggtggttcggtcccattatccgtccATCGATATCCAATCGCtaggtggtgggttcgccgacgggctgagcgacgcgcaaacccagcagctggaggatgacgttgaggatgtggcgaaagtgcttgtcggcgatatagacctgtttggtgaaACAGAAACTGTTGGCGAAGCTTAA